The Chlorocebus sabaeus isolate Y175 chromosome 28, mChlSab1.0.hap1, whole genome shotgun sequence genomic interval gaacccgggaggcagaggttgcagtgagctaagattgcgccatcgcactccagcctggacaagagtgagactctgtctcagtaaataaatacgtaaataaataaGAGGACCTAGGGAGACTATCtctacaaagattttaaaaattagttgggtgtggtggcatgcgcctatagtctcagctacttgggaggctgaggcaggcaggtggcttgagcccaggaagttgaagctgcagtgaactgaccatgccactgcactccagcctgggccacagagcaagaccccatctgtaaaacaaactaaaacatcactgggtgcaatggctcatgcctataatcccagcactttaggaggccaaggcaggcaaattacctgagctcaggagtttgagagcagcctgggcaacgtggtgaaactttgtctttacaaaaaaaataccccaaaaaagtagccaagcatggtgacctgtgactgtagtcccagctacttgggaggctgaagtgggaggatcccttgagcctgggatgtacaggctagtgagctgagattgcatcactgcactgcagcctgggggacagatcaagactctatctaaataaataaataaataaataaataaataaataaataaataaaataaattggccaggcacagtggctcacacctgtaatcccagcactttgggaggctgaggtgggtggatcacctgaggtccggagttcgagaccagcctggctaacatggtgaaaccccatttctactaaaaatacaaaaaattagccaggcatggtggcgtgggcctgtaatcccagctacttgggaggctgaggcaggagaatcgcttcaacccaggaggcagaggttgcagtgagccaagatcgtgccactgctctccagcttaggcaacaagcgcgaaactccatctcaaaagaaagacagagaaagagaaacagaaagaaagaaaaagagagagagagaaagaaagaaaaaggaaggaaggaaagaaggaagggaggggaggggaggggaggggaggggaagggaggggaggggaggggaggggaagggaagggaggggaggggaggggaggggaggggagggaagggaaggagaggggaagggagggaaggaaagggaagggaagggagggagaaacagtgctgggaaaactggatatccacattcgaatgaatgaaactggacccttgtCTCGGATCATTACTactaaattaactcaaaatggattaaagacttcaatgccATTTATTTTGAGTAGAAAATAAGTCATTTCGTTAATACATCAAAATGTGGCATTTCTTGACCTTGCTTCTCTCCTCGTCTTGGCTTCCCCAGAGGATCCACTGGGCTGGGCTGGAGCCCTGGGGATGGCAGTGTCCCACGGAAGGACGTGGCACTGCCTTCCTCGGTCCTGAACCCCAGTGGCAGAATCTGGTTCTACTCAGTAGCAGTCAGCCTCATCCCCCTGCAGGAAGCCCCCAGTGGCCAGCATGTCCTGCAGGAGGGACTGGGGGCTCTTCTCCACGTGGTCGCTGCTCTCGGCCAGTGTGCTCCGCAGGCCCTCCAGGTCTAGGGACCTGAGCATGGCCAGCACAGCCTCAGGCTCCTGGTCCCCTGGGGGCTGGGCGTGCTCACCCGCCCGGCACCTCGGCAGGGCAGCCTCCACTGAGGCGGTGTTGGGGCCGCCCCCGGCCTCCCGCAGGCTGCTGTAGGAAGCAATCTTGTCcctcaggaagaggaggaggtcaCAGGACTTCTGCGCCACAGGGCGGTCGCAGTCAAACAAGGCACAAAAGGCGAAGTCAAAGAGCCCCACGTGGCAGAAAGCCATCAGTGCCTCGGTGAGTGGCCGGGCTGGGGCCACCTCGGGTAGGGCCACGGCATAGGGGCAGTGGGTACGCGGCGGCCCCAACGTCTGGCCTAGGAACACCAGCGCCAGCTCCAGGCCCTGGGCGCGGACCTCCCAGTCCAGGTCCCGGCTTGCCGCCCGCAGCACAGTGGCCACGAACTGCTCCGTGTCCTGGGCCGCGTCAGCGTGGCCGTCCCGCAGCCACTCGGTGAAGACTTGCATGACCGCCCTCCGTGGGAAGCCCTCCGAGTCCACGGAGAGGATGTGCAGGAGCTCCGGGAACAGGCTCTGGGGGACAGGGAGCGGGTGGGATGGTCAGTGGGGCGGCAGGAGTGGGGCTCCCACAACAGGACCCCGGGGGCATCCGTGGGGCTGGCCCCGGACATGGGCAGTCTAGGGCCACACCCCACTCTGGCACCTTACATGCTACGCAGTGAGCACATCGCCCTCCAatcctcagtttacccatctgtcaaatggaggTAACCATGTCTAAGCGGAGGGGTGCTGGGGAGACAAGGCGAAGAGCACAGGCCCCACGCCCAGCAGAGCCCCAGGGCCTCGGCAGTCACTCCCACAGGTGCTGCCCACAGCAGCAGCTGCTCCCACGGTGGATGCTGGCCGCTCACCCCCCCGCAAGCAGTCGAGCACACACGATGGCCAGGTGGGAGCTGCTGGCCAAGGAACCCGACACCTCCTACCTGCCGGGCCTCTGCGTGCTCAGGGCTGGTGGGGGCGTGCAGGCCCCGGCTGGAAAGCTGCCCCGTGGCGGTCACTGCGCTTGCTCGGACGTAACTCTCAGGGTCCTGGAGGAGTTGCCGGGCCAGCTCAGGCACCTCTGAAGCCAGGAGGGCACATCTGAAGTCGGCCTGTCCTGGGGGTCGAAGTGGCCACATGCAGCTGTGACTGAGGGCCGAGCCTTGCCGCCTCGGCCTCTGCCTCCACCCCCTTGTGGGCAGCCGACGTGACCCAAATTTCTAGAGCCAGCAAGAGGCTGCTGGTGCAGCCCGGCTCAGTGAGCCCCCAGCAGGCGGGAAGGCAGCCCCTCCCTCTGCCAGCACTCACCTCCCCAGTGCCTGCTCAGCTGGGTCAGGAACTCGAGGCCGGAGTccctcacctcccagcaggggtggCACAAGCGTTTCTGCAGCACAGGGAACAGCTCTAGGGTGGGAAGGGGCAGGTCAGGGCGAGCTGGGGGCCAGGCTCACCCTGCCCTCGGAGCCACCCAGTCCCTGCTGCCTCTACCCCTGCGACTCCAGCCCCGTTCACCCCTGTGAGGGGCTGCGTTACCTCTGAGGAACTGCGGGATGAGGGGGCCAAGATCAGAGCAGCCGGGGGTCTTGGGTGAGCTCAGGAGCCACCGGAGCGTGGCCTGGAAGGCCTTCTTCAGAACCTGGAGCAGACAGGGCGGGCTGTAGGGCCACGAGAGGCGGAGGGACACGCTGTCTGCCTGTCCCCTCACCTTCCTCTGTGCTGCCCACACTCCAGGGACAGAGATGGGGACAGGAAGTGGAGAGAGAAGGGAGCGCTgggcttccttcttttttagagacagggtctcactgtgtcacccaagctggactacagtgctgcaatcacagctcactgcagcctccacctcccgggctcaaacaatcctcctgcctcagccttatgaGTAGTTGGGGCTagaggcacacatcaccacgctcggctaatttttacagTCAAATGCTCTACCCATGAGCTACACCctggggctaatttttgtactttttgtagagatgggatcttgctatgttgcccaggctggactcaaagtcctgggctccaCGGATCCTCCCACAGCACAGTAATCACAGCTCTGAGCTCCACACCCCTCCTGGGCTGATTTTAATAAGGCAGAATCTGCTGTGGACCTAGCTTCCCAGACTGTGAGCAGGAGGAAGCGGCGGCAGCCCCCCACCAGAAGACCCACCACCCAAGAAGCGGGGTTTCTACATCAAAACACGACCAATGACGCACTTTTCCTCAGGATCTCAGGAGGCCCTGGGCCCTTCCTCCAAAGCTGTCCACTGTCTGCTCAGCGGCAGGCGGCACAAGGTCTGTACCCGCCAGGGCCCAGCTCCGCGAGGGGCTGTGGAGTGGGCACGTTCACAAATGGCGCTTAGGAGAACCCGGAGCCCACGCCCAGGGCCGTCCTGGTGCCACTTCATTTCCCTTGTCCAGAATTCCCTGCAGGCCGCCTGGCTGGCGCCCCTGCTTCCCACGGGCCACACACCCCGGCACGTTGATGTATCTTCACCAACAAGAGGCCCTGGGCCCGACGCAAGCAGCCATCTGTGTCACGAAGCTCTCTGAGCAGTGACTCTGTGGCCCTGTGTGAAGGCCCCGTCCCCAGAGGCCCGCATGGGGCCAGGGTGGAGTGGGGGGTGGGTcccactgcctctgcctccctcctctcctccttccctatCCGTACCGTGGGGCTGGAGCCGGGGCTCTCGAGGCACTCCAGGAGGACAGCAAGCGCCTGCGTCACCAACTCCTGGGGGCCTGAGACAGAGGTGAGCGGATaaaccacccccacctccaccccagggCCCTCCCCATCAACTCTGGGAAGGAGCAGGACAAGGCTTCATCCTCCAGCTGAAACCTGCATGGCCCCTGCACCCCTCAGCCCCCGCCCCAGAGAAGAAACACAGAGGGACAGCAATTCCCAGGCGCCTCCGAGCAGAAAGCAGAGTGGGGGCTTGGGTTTCGCCCAACGCCAAAGCCGTACAGAACACACTCACTTGTCCCCTCTGACAGCGTCCCCAGGAAATCAAGGGCTGCTCGCTGGACCCGGACGCAGCCCGCCAGGGTCCCACAGAGGCGGCCCCCTACGCTGGAGGCGGGGGCAGCCGAGCCGTCGCAGAGCCGCAGGACAGTCACTGCAGCCCCCAGCAGGGACGCCTGCGGCCACGGCGACGGGCGCTGGGGCTGCGAGGGAGGGGGGCGTTAGCCAAGGTTGCAGTCCCACTGCCGGCGTGGATGCAGGGGCGCTGGGGCTTCGAGGCATGTGGGGCAGGGGACATTAGCCAGGGTTGTGATCCCACCGCCGGCGTGGACGCAGGGGCGCTGGGGCTGCGAGGGGCGCTGGGGCTGCGAGGGGCGCGGGGCGTCAGCCCAGGCTGCGGTCCCACTGCCGGCGTGGATGCTGCCGCGCTGCATGAGGGCGGGGCCGCACCTACCAGCGGCTGCAGCTCCTCCAGGTGAGCCAGGGTGCGGCACAGGAGGCCCGCGCAGGACGACTTGGAGGCCAGGAGCGCGTCCACCGTCGTGGCGTCGTCTGCCGTCCCGTCCAGCAAGCCTGGGGGCCAAGCCAGGAAAGAGCTGCCTTAGAGagcacttcagcctccccacgGTCGCCAGCCACCCCCTGGCCACCACTCACAGCAGAGGCCAGGACCCGGGTGCAGAGCAGCGGCTCACCAGGGATGATGGCCACGCCCCCGGTCCCCTTTCCCCTTAGTGGGAGGCCTGGGTGTGACtaaagtggggtgggggtggcgaGTCTGGTATTCCCATCCATCTCCCCCCCCGCCCAGCTTCAGGGACCCAGGTTCCGCCCTCCCAGCCCTTTCTGAGCCGCGTACCTGGGGGTCCGGGGGCCTGAACTGTGGCCTTCAGGACACAGGCCAGCGGCTGGAGGAGGACCTGGAAGGCCTGGGTCCTCAGTGCCTGTGGGCTGGAGACAAACACGCAGTGAGCGCCGTGACCCTGGCTGTGAGGCAAGCCGGCTGTGCTAACATCCCCAGCAAGCCTGGGGCAAATCAGGGAGGGGGCTGGGACACCCCGCCAAGAAACAGTTTCTCTGCAGGCCACTGGCCAGGGGACGCCATGGGACAGAGTCGTGGGGAGACAGACCTGACCAAGGAGATGAGCCTGACACTCCCAATGTCCTTAGGAGCAGACACTGAGGGGCCTCCAGGAGGGCCCGGCCATGCACCCAGAGAGAGGGGCAGTGCCCGCTCAGGCGGACAGGGATGGGGTGCCCCCAACCTCCTGGGTATCCCCAGGTGTGCACAGCATCCACTTTGTAGGAGGGACCTGCCCTCATGTCTGGGTCTAGGTGGGGGCAGTGCCCGCGCAGGGGGACAGGGACAGGGTACCCGCAGCCTCCTGGGTGTCCCCACAGTGCATTCCTGCAAGGCCGGGTCTGTTCCTCCGTCCTCCCCCGTCTACTCTCCTAAACATTCGGCGATCCCGGAGCTCAGAGCCAGGCTTTCATGGTACCCTTGGGCCCTTTGGGCAGCGGGTCCTGAGGTCACGTCCACCCCTAATGTGAGCCCATCTAGAACCCTGGCAGGCTGTCCACGGCATTCCCACCTGTCCTGACCCAGGCATTGCCGTTCCACCGCCCCCAGGCCCCCCAT includes:
- the BRAT1 gene encoding BRCA1-associated ATM activator 1 isoform X2, whose amino-acid sequence is MDPECSRLLPALCAVLVDPRQPVADDTCLEKLLDWFKTVTEGESSLVLLQGHPCLVELLSHVLKVQDLSPGVLSFSLRLAGTFAAQENCFQYLQGELLPGLFGEAGPLGRAAWAVPTVRSGWIQGLRSLAQHPSALRFLADHGAVDTIFSLQGDSSLFVASAASQLLVHVLALFMRGGAEGHPCLRGDDWPACAQKITDHVEESLCSTATPKVTQALNVLTTTFGRCQSPWTEALWVRLSPRVACLLERDPIPAAHSLVDLLLCVARSGPRDAAGEPGSPVFSSSDGGLWETLAQALSCLGPTHVGPLALGILKLEHCPQALRTQAFQVLLQPLACVLKATVQAPGPPGLLDGTADDATTVDALLASKSSCAGLLCRTLAHLEELQPLPQRPSPWPQASLLGAAVTVLRLCDGSAAPASSVGGRLCGTLAGCVRVQRAALDFLGTLSEGTSPQELVTQALAVLLECLESPGSSPTVLKKAFQATLRWLLSSPKTPGCSDLGPLIPQFLRELFPVLQKRLCHPCWEVRDSGLEFLTQLSRHWGGQADFRCALLASEVPELARQLLQDPESYVRASAVTATGQLSSRGLHAPTSPEHAEARQSLFPELLHILSVDSEGFPRRAVMQVFTEWLRDGHADAAQDTEQFVATVLRAASRDLDWEVRAQGLELALVFLGQTLGPPRTHCPYAVALPEVAPARPLTEALMAFCHVGLFDFAFCALFDCDRPVAQKSCDLLLFLRDKIASYSSLREAGGGPNTASVEAALPRCRAGEHAQPPGDQEPEAVLAMLRSLDLEGLRSTLAESSDHVEKSPQSLLQDMLATGGFLQGDEADCY
- the BRAT1 gene encoding BRCA1-associated ATM activator 1 isoform X1; the protein is MDPECSRLLPALCAVLVDPRQPVADDTCLEKLLDWFKTVTEGESSLVLLQGHPCLVELLSHVLKVQDLSPGVLSFSLRLAGTFAAQENCFQYLQQGELLPGLFGEAGPLGRAAWAVPTVRSGWIQGLRSLAQHPSALRFLADHGAVDTIFSLQGDSSLFVASAASQLLVHVLALFMRGGAEGHPCLRGDDWPACAQKITDHVEESLCSTATPKVTQALNVLTTTFGRCQSPWTEALWVRLSPRVACLLERDPIPAAHSLVDLLLCVARSGPRDAAGEPGSPVFSSSDGGLWETLAQALSCLGPTHVGPLALGILKLEHCPQALRTQAFQVLLQPLACVLKATVQAPGPPGLLDGTADDATTVDALLASKSSCAGLLCRTLAHLEELQPLPQRPSPWPQASLLGAAVTVLRLCDGSAAPASSVGGRLCGTLAGCVRVQRAALDFLGTLSEGTSPQELVTQALAVLLECLESPGSSPTVLKKAFQATLRWLLSSPKTPGCSDLGPLIPQFLRELFPVLQKRLCHPCWEVRDSGLEFLTQLSRHWGGQADFRCALLASEVPELARQLLQDPESYVRASAVTATGQLSSRGLHAPTSPEHAEARQSLFPELLHILSVDSEGFPRRAVMQVFTEWLRDGHADAAQDTEQFVATVLRAASRDLDWEVRAQGLELALVFLGQTLGPPRTHCPYAVALPEVAPARPLTEALMAFCHVGLFDFAFCALFDCDRPVAQKSCDLLLFLRDKIASYSSLREAGGGPNTASVEAALPRCRAGEHAQPPGDQEPEAVLAMLRSLDLEGLRSTLAESSDHVEKSPQSLLQDMLATGGFLQGDEADCY
- the BRAT1 gene encoding BRCA1-associated ATM activator 1 isoform X3, producing the protein MDPECSRLLPALCAVLVDPRQPVADDTCLEKLLDWFKTVTEGESSLVLLQGHPCLVELLSHVLKVQDLSPGVLSFSLRLAGTFAAQENCFQYLQQGELLPGLFGEAGPLGRAAWAVPTVRSGWIQGLRSLAQHPSALRFLADHVDTIFSLQGDSSLFVASAASQLLVHVLALFMRGGAEGHPCLRGDDWPACAQKITDHVEESLCSTATPKVTQALNVLTTTFGRCQSPWTEALWVRLSPRVACLLERDPIPAAHSLVDLLLCVARSGPRDAAGEPGSPVFSSSDGGLWETLAQALSCLGPTHVGPLALGILKLEHCPQALRTQAFQVLLQPLACVLKATVQAPGPPGLLDGTADDATTVDALLASKSSCAGLLCRTLAHLEELQPLPQRPSPWPQASLLGAAVTVLRLCDGSAAPASSVGGRLCGTLAGCVRVQRAALDFLGTLSEGTSPQELVTQALAVLLECLESPGSSPTVLKKAFQATLRWLLSSPKTPGCSDLGPLIPQFLRELFPVLQKRLCHPCWEVRDSGLEFLTQLSRHWGGQADFRCALLASEVPELARQLLQDPESYVRASAVTATGQLSSRGLHAPTSPEHAEARQSLFPELLHILSVDSEGFPRRAVMQVFTEWLRDGHADAAQDTEQFVATVLRAASRDLDWEVRAQGLELALVFLGQTLGPPRTHCPYAVALPEVAPARPLTEALMAFCHVGLFDFAFCALFDCDRPVAQKSCDLLLFLRDKIASYSSLREAGGGPNTASVEAALPRCRAGEHAQPPGDQEPEAVLAMLRSLDLEGLRSTLAESSDHVEKSPQSLLQDMLATGGFLQGDEADCY
- the BRAT1 gene encoding BRCA1-associated ATM activator 1 isoform X4; the protein is MDPECSRLLPALCAVLVDPRQPVADDTCLEKLLDWFKTVTEGESSLVLLQGHPCLVELLSHVLKVQDLSPGVLSFSLRLAGTFAAQENCFQYLQQGELLPGLFGEAGPLGRAAWAVPTVRSGWIQGLRSLAQHPSALRFLADHGAVDTIFSLQGDSSLFVASAASQLLVHVLALFMRGGAEGHPCLRGDDWPACAQKITDHVEESLCSTATPKVTQALNVLTTTFGRCQSPWTEALWVRLSPRVACLLERDPIPAAHSLVDLLLCVARSPVFSSSDGGLWETLAQALSCLGPTHVGPLALGILKLEHCPQALRTQAFQVLLQPLACVLKATVQAPGPPGLLDGTADDATTVDALLASKSSCAGLLCRTLAHLEELQPLPQRPSPWPQASLLGAAVTVLRLCDGSAAPASSVGGRLCGTLAGCVRVQRAALDFLGTLSEGTSPQELVTQALAVLLECLESPGSSPTVLKKAFQATLRWLLSSPKTPGCSDLGPLIPQFLRELFPVLQKRLCHPCWEVRDSGLEFLTQLSRHWGGQADFRCALLASEVPELARQLLQDPESYVRASAVTATGQLSSRGLHAPTSPEHAEARQSLFPELLHILSVDSEGFPRRAVMQVFTEWLRDGHADAAQDTEQFVATVLRAASRDLDWEVRAQGLELALVFLGQTLGPPRTHCPYAVALPEVAPARPLTEALMAFCHVGLFDFAFCALFDCDRPVAQKSCDLLLFLRDKIASYSSLREAGGGPNTASVEAALPRCRAGEHAQPPGDQEPEAVLAMLRSLDLEGLRSTLAESSDHVEKSPQSLLQDMLATGGFLQGDEADCY